The nucleotide window AAGTAAAAgtggaaattttattttattttttataacattTTTTCCCTAACATACTCAAACAGAAGATAAATAAAAGTGTAAGGAAGAGTAATATTTTGCCGctaattcaattaaaattggTAATGATTTTGCATCCATGCAAATCAATTTCATAAAGTTATGGTCCAGATTCCACTTGCTCCATACTTCTGTTGTCACGTGCACCTCATTCATTGTGCCGTGTGGCAGATGTTCACTTCACTGTACAACTGCCAaggattataaatatatatattgcgTGAGAGATCGACACCAGGAGCTTCACAAGCCTTTTTATGCGGTCAGTCCATACGTATTACAACTACAATATTAAGATTGCCGCTTATTCTGTTGATTATTTCGTTATCCACTAAAAAAATTTCCCAAGAAAATCTGAATTTGCCATGAAAGTTCTGGTGCTAGCCCCTTCTCTATATAAGGctttttctcctctctctcttcgCAATCCTTTCTTGTTTCCATACGCTTCTTCATCTATTTTCACCCTTTCCAAGCATCTCCATTTCAATCCCATGGCTGCTTGTGTTGACACTCCTAGAACGGACACCTCTCATCTTTCTCGCGATCCAAACAGGTCTCAAGCGGATGATAACTTTTACAATTTTGCGAAATTTTGTCAACCCAGTTTCTCCGATCGTGTTTCTGGCTTACCCTTTACCAAGAATCATATGAAAACCATGCATACGCAGTCTGTTGTTGAAGATCTCCACCACGAATACGATGATAGAGAAGATCCATGGCTCAAAATGCAGGAGGAAGCAAGGTTAGATGTTGAGCAGGAACCAATTCTATCCAGCTACTACTATACCTCCGTTTTGTCTCAGAAGACACTAGAAAGGGCGTTGGCGAATCATCTCGCAATCAAGTTGAGCAATTCTAGCCTTCCTAGTAGTACTCTGTTTGATATTTTTGTAGGGGTTCTTGAAGAGAATCGAGACATCATTAGTGCGGTGAAGGAGGATTTGATAGCTGTGAAGGAAAGAGATCCAGCGTGCATAAGCTACGTGCACTGTTTCTTGAATTTCAAGGGGTTTCTGGCGTGCCAAGCCCATAGAGTAGCGCATAAATTATGGACCCAAGGTAGAAATGTTTTAGCTATATTGATACAAAACAGAGTATCTGAGGCTTTTGCAGTCGATATTCATCCAGGAGCAAGGATTGGACATGGTATATTACTCGATCATGCTACAGGAGTAGTTGTTGGAGAGACTGCTGTGATTGGGAACAATGTGTCAATCTTGCATAATGTGACTTTAGGTGGTACTGGGAAGATTTCTGGAGACAGGCATCCAAAGATTGGTGATGGGGTTTTGATTGGGGCTGGGACTTGTATTTTGGGTAACATTAGGATTGGTGATGGAGCCAAGATTGGGGCTTGTTCTGTGGTGTTGAAGGACGTGCCACCCAGGACCACTGCTGTCGGTAACCCAGCTAGATTGGTTGGAGGGAAGCAGAACCCAATTAAGCTTGACAAGATTCCCAGTTTTACCATGGACCACACTTCGCACATAGCTGAGTGGTCTGATTATGTTATTTAGATGGCTTTTTTCCTAGTTAGAATTTGGAAATTTTGGTTGGTATTTTGGGATTTGAGAATTTGCCTTCTGTTGTATTTGAGAACCGAAGTTCTCCTAGTGAACAGAGAAGGCTGTGTTCTAATCCTACCTAGTGATAATATAATCTTACCTTAGTGTTTTAATTTTATTCCAATTCTGTTGGATTTGATTActgtcttcttttttttttttttatctccaaTATATgcaaaattttttatttgtttgattAGTCTGTTTCTAGAGAAAAGCTACCAcctttgtgaaatgaaatacagAACATCTGAAAAATATTGTTCAAAGAGATGGTAATAGAAAGCACTTAAAAGATTGTCAATGGAGATGTGGATGAAGGTTCTGTCTAATTATACAAGTATAATATACTATTATGGCGATGATAAACGGCTGCACTAAATAGGTGGGGTTTGGTTTCTTGTATCTTATGGCTAAAATCCATTCAAATTGATGGTCTAAATTCCGATTTGGTCTTTTGAGTCTTTTGGCTATGCAAGGAACTTTGTTTGTTCTCAAGAGGCAGCCACCGTCCACCAGAGACAGGTGGGACTCAGACAAACATGGTTTTCCTGGGTTACAGCAGGAATTGGATTTCCTGTTGAATTTTTCTTGACAGTATTGGTTTTATATGCCATTGGCTGCTTTGATGTATTAAGTACTTTATTTGCAAGATAAATCAAGCTAATTCCCTAGTTTGGAAAGCTGAGCATTTGTCCAACTTCACACTGTTATATATCCAAGTACAGAATTTGCAGGTCCTTGTTTTGTATCTTTTGGGTTTTTCTGTGCTGCAAACCTTGCAGGTTGGGGATAATGAGTGGCTGCATCAACCCAGTATTATTCACaagaaaaaaaaacacttccgtTAGTTTTTGTAAGaaggaaagaagagaaatattcACCTGCAGCTTGCAGAATATTCACCTGCAGCTTGCAGACATAATTGAGCAATTGAACAATAGAATGGCAGTAGATTAACCTGGACTCATGGCAAAATGCAAAAGCAGAAAAAGGAGAGACGAAAAATTTAGCTGGATATATGTTCATGATGataaattcaaatgaaaattcaCAAAGCATGCCTAAACAAAATGTCCTTCTATCCTAAGGTGAGCAATCAGGAGTGTCGTCTCCCTTGTGAGTGAGAGAAATTCAATTACCCGATTAATTTTTCTCGACACCAATATATGCAGAGCTGGAGTTGGAGACATTCTCTCCATCCTGACCTCCAATAAtaacatatttttttattaaaaaatatttaatttttatatatttaaatattttaattaaaaaaaatataaatataaacccGTATTCTACGAAAAATGATTTATCTTCAAGGGTCACTCCAATCACGATTGGGTGATTGATGGGCTCATATCCTTATACAATGCGCCTACGCTATCACTCCTTGAGCTACATTCCGAGTGTCAGGCCTAGAAAATAGGACTGACTCTACCACCAATTGATATGAACTATTTGGCCACCAAGATAAACTTTACTGTTTGAAAACCGAACTGCAAGAGAAAAGTACTTAAGAAATTATTAACCTCTCACTAAAAATGTTCCTTAGAGGTGTAAGATTTGTAACTATGACTCTTCTTTGCGTGATCAATATGTGGCATTGATGAATCCTAGAGTTGCCGCGATGGTGAGGGACGCTTCCTCCTCTGTTGCTGGGTTGAAGAAATCGGGTTGATTACCCGAATTGGTTAGGGTTCCATTTGAGAGTTGGGCCTTTATTATTTGGGTCTGGATTTAAAGTTTAATTTGGTTTGATGTGCAATGGGATTTGAATCATGTATCATTTCAATGGCAATTGTTATTTTCTGGTAAAAAAAAATTGTCATTTTATCCATAAGCTAATTACATCGAAATAATTAAAGCAATGGATTACTGGATTCAAAACTCTGCTCGGGCTCCACAGTAGAGTCAGATTAGGTAGCACCAGGCCACCAGTTATTATCCACAAAACTAGAATCAGAAGATGAATTCTTATATTATGGGTCACAAGTTAGTTTTGTTAGTCAGGAATAGGCCCAGAAGTTGACAGTATTGGACCCTGGATGGCCATGGAAAGAAAGAAGAGATGTACAATTCGCAAATAATATCTGGGCTTGAGCTCGGCCGAAGAGAGAAACAAGCCCCAGAGTGGCCTCCAATTCCATCCGAGCTGCCAATTCTAAACGGTCGGAGATTGGATTGCATACTTAactagatttaaaaaaaaaaaaaaattattattattaaataagcaCAACTcttgttttatttttaataattcctCAACCGCCCAGAGACGTTGGACAGCTCTCTAGCAAAATTTATCAAAGTATTAAATGTGATTCAATTACAACAAAATCAACTAATAAAGAAATCAGATGGAACATGCAACGCATTAGTAATCGATCGCTACAtgctgaaaagaaagaaaaaagtatCAAAATTTATTCTATCATGGAATCAATTTCTGTCTTTTCTTGCAGTGAGTTTCATTTGAATGAATTAAGCACTCTTTACTTTTCAAGTCAAATACAGTGGCTGGAAAATGTGGCAGGACTAGAATATATTTCCCTTTCACAACCACAAATTAAATTCCCTAATAATCCTTTAGTCAATTGGGTTTCGGATTTAATGTACCCTACACAATGCTCCTCTTGGAATGTTCAAACTTTGAATAAGAATTTCCAACTAAATCAGCAAAGCTTTGATTTTTGAAAATGTGGATTGTTTCAAGAGGTTATATTCAAGGCTATCAATGCTATCTAAGATTCACCTATTAAATACATAATATGTTTCTGTATTGGGAAGAAAAAAATCAATCCATATAAAGATTCAACCAATTAGAAGACAAAACTATAGTCAAGAAAGGCGCTGGTGGTGATCCACAAGCTGTATAAATGAAGATGTGGAGCTTTTCACTAATGGAAGTTCAACCATGAGCATCCTTTCCACTTTCATCATGGATCAGCACCAATTCCTTTCCTTCCCAGTATTGTTCACCTCCTTCATCTTCATCTTTATGGTGCTGAAAATATGCAGAAGATCAAAAACCAATCAAGATCTACCTCCAGGACCAAGCAAGCTACCTGTTATTGGAAACATGCATCAGCTTGTTGGCTCTCCACCTCATCATCGCCTGAGAGACTTGGCCAAGAAATATGGAAGCGTTATGCAACTTCAGCTCGGTGAAGTTTTCAATATAGTCATTTCATCACCAGAAGCTGCAAAAGAAGTGATGAAGACTCATGATATTGTGTTTGCTCAGAGGCCTTTTATCTTAGCTGCTAGCATTATATCTTATAACTACTCAGACATTGCATTTGCACCATATTCAGATTACTGGAGACAGCTGCGAAAAATTTGTATACTGGAATTGCTAAGTGCAAAGCGTGTGCAATCATACAGATCAATTAGGGAAGAGGAGGTATCAAATTTGATCAGTACAATATATTCCTCTCCAGGGCAGCCGTTCAACTTTAGCAGGAAGCTTTTTTCTTTAACTTATGGCATTGCTGCTCTGGCTACCTTCGGTAAGAAATGCAAAGACCAAGAGGAATTCATACCACTTGTTGAGGAAATTACAGAGGTAGTAGGAGGATTCAGTCTAGCCGATCTGTTCCCTTCCATTAAATTACTCCGTGTAATTAGTGGGATGATGTCTAGACTCGTGAGGCTGCAGCAAGAAGCGGACAGGATCATTGAAAACATCATTAATGACCACAAAGCAAGGAACAAAACATCAAAGACAGGAAGCGAAGGTGAAGAAGATGACCTTGTTGATGTTCTTTTGAGGCTTCAGGAGCATGGAAACCTTGAATTTCCATTAACAACGGACAATATCAAAGCAGTTATCCTAGTTAGTATACTTATTTATTCATCAAGGTtttgaaattgtagttccaaCTGTTCTTTCTGTTTTTAAATATTCTACATGTTAACTCTATTTCAGGAAATTTTCATCGCTGGCAGTGAGACATCATCAACAACAGTAGAGTGGGCAATGTCCGAAATGCTGAGGAATCCTAGAGTGATGAAGAAGGCACAAGAAGAGGTGAGGAGGGTATTTGGTAAAAAAGGAAACGTGGATGAAACAGAGATCCATGAACTGAAATATTTGAAGTTAGTAATTAAAGAAACTTTGAGATTACACCCTCCTGCTCCTTTGCTACTACCAAGAGAAGGCAGAGAGAGATGTGAGATTAATGGGTACGAGATACCTGCCAAATCCAAAGTTATTGTTAATGCCTGGGCAATTAACAGGGATCCAAATCACTGGACTGAAGCTGAGACATTCTATCCAGAAAGATTTCTTGATATTTCGATTGATTACAAGGGGAACAATTTTGAGTTCATCCCATTTGGTGCTGGAAGGAGGATGTGTCCTGGAATATTTTTTGGCATAGCTAATGTTGAGCTTCCACTTGCACAATTTCTGTATCATTTTGATTGGAAACTTCCTGGTGGATTGAAGGCAGAAACTCTGGATATGATTGAGTCTTTTGGGGCTACAGTTAGAAGGAAAAACGATCTGCACTTGATTCCCATTCCATATAAACCACCTCAGCGGCCTGTTGAATCAGGCCACTAAGTAAAGTGTTAGATTTTCACCTTGTATGTTGCTGTTAGCTGCTGAGATTTCTTTAGAAGACTCAAGAAAATgtaatgatattttttttaaagttaatttcaATCTATAAGTAAACTTATTACCTGTGAAAGTTAAGATGCAGTAGGTAATGTTCTTTTTTGTCAATCATGTACTTGTAAGCTTATATAAATTATCAATTATGAATAAAAAATGTTAAGAACCTTGTCCAGCAATTGCAAGCTTGTTTTTTTTCTCATGCTCTctgctttctttaatttttatgacaATTGCAGCTACCTAACACTATCTTATGTATGATTGTTGAAGATCAACCTAGAAAAATGTAGAGAAATGTTGAAGATGAAGGTGTTTTGATTAGTCTAGAAAATGCTAGTAAAAGAAGAGTTTTAGAAAATGTAATAAATCTATCTATATTATAAATTAGGCTAAATCTTCTCAAGAAATTACAATGCGACATTTTTTAAGGAGAACTTGACTtactaattaatattattatattaatattttaattttttctttaatcaattatgttaaatttataattttaaaatataaaataataaattacactAAATGACCATTGATATATAATTTATGACTATTACTTTATAAAAGTGATAAAAAATACAATTTTATTAAAAGGTTTAATTAGATATTTAAatcttataaataaaatattaaacgaAAGCATTATAGTCATATGTCATAAATTACAatgatcaaatttaaaaaattgtaaaataattttaataaaaaataaaatatcaaaatttaaattaatattattatattattattattgtaattTTTTCTATAATAAATTAAAGAGACATTAATTCAGCCCTATAAATACTCAAAAACAGTAACATAATCTGATTGCGCTTAATATTTATTCTCaaagctttaatttttttttacttttatttttaattttttttatagaaagACGAACCTAgacattatttaaaaaaaaagggaataatattatttttttatttaatcaaaataataccatttattatttaaaatttttgtataaaaaataattttatttaggaTTCGACTTCAAGATATTCCAAGCTTGTCTACGACTCGAGTTTCACTCTCCTGCTTAATACGGGTAAATATCCTCCAAAAATTCCGTATCCCTATTAAAAAGTTCCGGAATTAAACGACAT belongs to Hevea brasiliensis isolate MT/VB/25A 57/8 chromosome 4, ASM3005281v1, whole genome shotgun sequence and includes:
- the LOC131179201 gene encoding serine acetyltransferase 1, chloroplastic-like, producing the protein MKVLVLAPSLYKAFSPLSLRNPFLFPYASSSIFTLSKHLHFNPMAACVDTPRTDTSHLSRDPNRSQADDNFYNFAKFCQPSFSDRVSGLPFTKNHMKTMHTQSVVEDLHHEYDDREDPWLKMQEEARLDVEQEPILSSYYYTSVLSQKTLERALANHLAIKLSNSSLPSSTLFDIFVGVLEENRDIISAVKEDLIAVKERDPACISYVHCFLNFKGFLACQAHRVAHKLWTQGRNVLAILIQNRVSEAFAVDIHPGARIGHGILLDHATGVVVGETAVIGNNVSILHNVTLGGTGKISGDRHPKIGDGVLIGAGTCILGNIRIGDGAKIGACSVVLKDVPPRTTAVGNPARLVGGKQNPIKLDKIPSFTMDHTSHIAEWSDYVI
- the LOC110632749 gene encoding uncharacterized protein LOC110632749, whose product is MSILSTFIMDQHQFLSFPVLFTSFIFIFMVLKICRRSKTNQDLPPGPSKLPVIGNMHQLVGSPPHHRLRDLAKKYGSVMQLQLGEVFNIVISSPEAAKEVMKTHDIVFAQRPFILAASIISYNYSDIAFAPYSDYWRQLRKICILELLSAKRVQSYRSIREEEVSNLISTIYSSPGQPFNFSRKLFSLTYGIAALATFGKKCKDQEEFIPLVEEITEVVGGFSLADLFPSIKLLRVISGMMSRLVRLQQEADRIIENIINDHKARNKTSKTGSEGEEDDLVDVLLRLQEHGNLEFPLTTDNIKAVILEIFIAGSETSSTTVEWAMSEMLRNPRVMKKAQEEVRRVFGKKGNVDETEIHELKYLKLVIKETLRLHPPAPLLLPREGRERCEINGYEIPAKSKVIVNAWAINRDPNHWTEAETFYPERFLDISIDYKGNNFEFIPFGAGRRMCPGIFFGIANVELPLAQFLYHFDWKLPGGLKAETLDMIESFGATVRRKNDLHLIPIPYKPPQRPVESGHHKMAFTLFSLPVLIPLLFFIFMVLRIGMKPSAKAPITKSLPPGPRKLPIIGNMHNLLGSLPHHRLQDLAKKYGPLMHLQLGEVTTIVISSPEIAKDVMKTNDIIFAQRPFSLSAHIISYESADIAFAPYGEYWRRMRKICMLELLSAKRVQSFRSIREEEVSNLISISFNGGSLVNLSKKLFAFTYSVISRAAFGRVREEQEAFVALVKEIMEVGAGFSISDLFPSIKVLQMVSGMGAKMERLHQEADRILENIISDHRSRKAAVRIADEGVDLVDVFLNLQDQENLEFSLSIDNIKSVILDIFIAGSETSSTTAEWAMSEMLRNPTVMEKAQAEVRQVFSGKGHVDEEGLGELNYLKLVIKETLRLHPPLPLLLPRESREQCEINGNRIPIKTKVIVNAWAIGRDPNYWIEAERFNPERFSDSTIDYKGANFEYIPFGAGRRICPGISFGMVNVELPLANLLYYFDWKLPIGMKLEELDMTESFGSVVRRKNDLCLIPTLCHPLPVA